In one Anaerolineales bacterium genomic region, the following are encoded:
- a CDS encoding glycosyltransferase family 1 protein, which translates to MRILTTLTYYRPHYSGLTIYAERLARALTRRGHQVTVLTSRYDRSLPAREVRDGVQVIRPHVLMHVSKGVLMPSMWYWAWVNIRRADVVHLHLPQLDASYIALISRLLHKPVVLTYHCDLLLPKGFIHAIANQVSHLANHMSLSLSNEVVVNTLDYARESAFLRHYLLKIRAIPTPVELASPTQDDLQSLKEKAMLEPGQRVIGMVARLAAEKGVEYLVEAMPEILKRHPQARVLHVGQYQNVLGEEEYAAKLKPRIEALDNHWTFMGILPAAELAAFYQLCDVTVLPSTNSTESFGIVQVESMASGTPVVASNIPGVREPVKITGMGRLIPPADAHSLAQGINEVLDQPERYTGDVEGVKTMFSSEHIAEAYEQLFRSLLKERTITRSPVENAS; encoded by the coding sequence ATGCGGATCCTGACCACCCTTACCTACTACCGCCCCCATTATTCAGGCCTGACCATTTACGCCGAGCGCCTGGCGCGTGCCCTGACGAGGCGTGGGCACCAGGTGACCGTGCTGACCTCGCGCTATGACCGTAGCCTGCCTGCTCGTGAGGTCAGGGATGGCGTGCAGGTCATCCGGCCGCATGTGCTGATGCACGTCAGCAAAGGGGTGCTCATGCCGAGCATGTGGTATTGGGCATGGGTGAACATCCGCCGGGCAGACGTCGTACATCTGCACCTGCCTCAGCTTGACGCTTCCTATATCGCCCTGATCAGCCGCTTGCTGCACAAGCCTGTGGTGCTCACTTATCATTGTGACTTGCTGCTTCCTAAAGGCTTCATCCATGCCATCGCCAACCAGGTATCGCACCTGGCTAACCATATGTCATTAAGTCTATCGAATGAGGTGGTGGTAAACACCCTGGATTACGCCCGAGAATCCGCCTTCCTGCGCCATTACCTGCTGAAAATTCGCGCCATCCCCACCCCGGTGGAACTGGCTTCCCCCACACAGGATGACCTGCAGAGCTTAAAGGAAAAAGCCATGTTGGAGCCTGGTCAGCGCGTGATTGGGATGGTTGCCCGCCTGGCCGCTGAGAAAGGGGTGGAATACCTGGTGGAAGCCATGCCCGAGATCTTAAAGAGGCATCCACAGGCACGCGTGCTGCATGTCGGGCAGTACCAGAACGTCCTTGGTGAAGAGGAGTATGCCGCCAAGCTGAAACCAAGGATCGAAGCCCTGGATAATCACTGGACCTTCATGGGAATCCTTCCCGCGGCGGAGCTAGCCGCATTCTACCAGCTTTGCGACGTGACCGTCTTACCCAGCACCAACAGCACCGAATCGTTCGGGATCGTGCAGGTGGAATCGATGGCCAGCGGCACGCCGGTAGTGGCTTCCAATATTCCTGGCGTGCGCGAACCGGTGAAGATCACTGGCATGGGGCGCCTCATTCCGCCGGCAGATGCTCACTCCCTGGCGCAGGGGATTAACGAGGTGCTCGATCAGCCGGAGCGCTATACCGGCGATGTTGAGGGAGTAAAAACGATGTTTTCATCCGAGCATATTGCTGAAGCTTATGAACAGTTGTTTCGCAGCCTGCTCAAAGAAAGGACGATCACCCGCTCGCCGGTGGAGAATGCCTCCTGA
- a CDS encoding elongation factor 4 has translation MTSEHIRNFCIIAHIDHGKSTLADRLLHLTGTVSDRDTTEQILDSMDLEREKGVTIKASAVRMSYTAWDGEKYELNLIDTPGHVDFGYEVSRALEACEGALLVVDASQGIEAQTLANLYSALEADLEIIPIINKIDLPSARPDEVAQEISSLLGTPPDEIIRISAKEGTHVEEVLEVIVRQVPPPQGDEQAPLRALIFDSHYDSYKGVVAYVRLMDGRIDHTDSLLLMATGFHVKPVEIGIFTPDLRPVITLLSGEVGYIATGLKTVHECRVGDTFTNVATPAAEPLPGYRKVKPMVFAGIYPVEGEDYADLKDALDKLQLNDASLTFEPETSQALNFGFRCGFLGMFHMEIIQERLEREYDLDIIVTSPSVEYEVVLLTGETILIDSPADLPDEMLIQEIREPWMNIEVFSPTEFYGTIMELVKKKRGVFTTQDYPAPNRVQLNFEIPLSELIVDFFDLLKSRTRGYASLDYQFAEYRQDDLVKLEILVNEEPVDALATIVHRNDAYHKGQAVITKLKDVIPRQLFLVPIQAYAAGRVISRANIKPLRKDVLAKCYGGDISRKKKLLEKQKRGKKRMKMVGNVEIPQEAFLAVLRIGEE, from the coding sequence ATGACCTCGGAACATATACGTAACTTTTGCATCATCGCCCATATCGATCACGGGAAGTCCACCCTGGCGGACCGGCTGTTACATCTCACCGGTACCGTGTCTGACCGCGATACCACCGAGCAAATCCTCGATAGCATGGACCTGGAGCGCGAAAAAGGTGTAACGATCAAGGCTTCTGCCGTGCGCATGAGCTACACCGCCTGGGATGGCGAGAAGTACGAGCTGAACCTGATCGACACCCCAGGACACGTCGATTTTGGATATGAGGTTAGCCGTGCTCTGGAAGCCTGCGAGGGTGCTTTGCTGGTGGTGGATGCCAGCCAGGGCATCGAAGCTCAGACCCTGGCTAACCTGTACAGTGCCCTGGAAGCTGACCTGGAAATCATCCCCATCATCAACAAAATCGACCTGCCTTCTGCCCGGCCAGACGAAGTGGCTCAGGAGATCAGCAGCCTGCTCGGCACGCCTCCGGATGAGATCATCCGCATCTCAGCCAAGGAGGGCACCCATGTCGAGGAAGTATTGGAAGTCATCGTCAGGCAGGTGCCACCTCCCCAAGGTGATGAGCAAGCTCCCCTGCGGGCGCTCATCTTCGATTCACACTACGACTCATACAAAGGTGTGGTGGCCTATGTGCGCCTGATGGATGGGCGGATCGACCATACCGACTCCCTGCTGCTGATGGCCACTGGCTTCCATGTCAAGCCGGTTGAGATTGGCATTTTTACCCCTGACCTGCGCCCAGTGATCACCTTGCTATCGGGTGAAGTGGGCTACATCGCCACCGGTTTGAAGACCGTGCATGAATGCCGGGTGGGCGATACCTTCACCAACGTCGCCACCCCAGCGGCCGAGCCCCTGCCAGGTTATCGCAAGGTGAAGCCGATGGTCTTCGCCGGCATCTACCCCGTGGAGGGCGAGGATTACGCCGACCTGAAGGATGCCCTGGATAAACTACAGCTCAACGATGCCTCCCTGACCTTCGAGCCCGAAACTTCCCAGGCGCTGAACTTTGGTTTTCGCTGTGGCTTTTTGGGCATGTTCCACATGGAGATCATCCAGGAGCGCCTGGAGCGCGAATACGACCTGGACATCATCGTCACTTCTCCTTCGGTGGAATACGAGGTGGTGCTGCTGACTGGCGAGACCATATTGATCGACTCTCCCGCTGATTTGCCGGATGAGATGCTCATCCAGGAGATCCGCGAGCCGTGGATGAACATCGAGGTTTTCAGCCCCACGGAATTCTACGGAACGATCATGGAGCTGGTTAAGAAGAAGCGCGGTGTGTTCACCACCCAGGATTACCCCGCCCCCAACCGCGTCCAGCTCAACTTTGAGATTCCCCTTTCCGAGCTCATCGTGGATTTCTTCGATTTGCTTAAATCGCGCACGCGTGGTTATGCTTCACTGGATTACCAGTTTGCCGAATACCGCCAGGACGACCTGGTCAAGCTGGAGATCCTGGTCAACGAAGAACCGGTGGATGCCCTGGCGACCATCGTGCACCGCAACGATGCCTATCACAAGGGGCAGGCGGTCATCACCAAGCTCAAGGATGTCATCCCGCGCCAGCTGTTCCTGGTTCCCATCCAGGCTTATGCTGCAGGGCGGGTGATCTCACGCGCCAATATTAAGCCTCTACGCAAGGATGTGCTGGCGAAATGCTACGGGGGTGACATCTCCCGTAAGAAGAAGTTGCTGGAAAAGCAGAAGCGCGGCAAGAAGCGTATGAAGATGGTTGGTAATGTTGAAATCCCCCAGGAAGCCTTCTTGGCGGTGCTGCGCATTGGGGAGGAGTAA